Proteins encoded within one genomic window of Panicum virgatum strain AP13 chromosome 1N, P.virgatum_v5, whole genome shotgun sequence:
- the LOC120656167 gene encoding cryptochrome-1-like isoform X1, whose amino-acid sequence MSASQSSMSGGGEAGVRTVVWFRRDLRVEDNPALAAAARAAGEVVPAYVWAPEEDGPYFPGRVSRWWLSQSLKHLDASLRRLGASRLVTRRSADAVVALLDIVRSTGATHLFFNHLYDPLSLVRDHRVKELLAAEGITVRSFNSDLLYEPWEVLDDDGCPFTMFAPFWNRCLCMPDPAAPLLPPKKINSGDLSRCTSDELIFEDESERGSNALLARAWSPGWQNADKALTAFLNGPLIDYSVNRKKADSASTSLLSPYLHFGELSVRKVFHQVRMKQLMWSNEGNHAGEESCTLFLRSIGLREYSRYLTFNHPCSHEKPLLPHLRFFPWVVNEAYFKVWRQGRTGYPLVDAGMRELWATGWLHDRIRVVVSSFFVKVLQLPWRWGMKYFWDTLLDADLESDALGWQYISGSLPDGRELDRIDNPQFEGYKFDPHGEYVRRWLPELARLPTEWIHHPWDAPESVLQAAGVELGSNYPHPIIELDEANSRLQDALLEMWELEAASRAAMENGMEEGLGDSSDVPPIDFPQELQMEVDRQPVQPTQTPMMAGRRREDQMVPSMTSSFIRAETELTADFGNISEDSRPEVPSNMHLQPRMEREETVDGGIGNGVRMNGNHQQQNLQNNTRRVLGVAPSVSEASSSWTGREGGVVPVWSPPAASGHSDPYAADEADISSRNYLDRHPQSHTMMNWSQLSQSLTTGWEVDK is encoded by the exons ATGTCAGCGTCGCAGTCGTCgatgagcggcggcggggaggcgggggTGCGGACGGTGGTGTGGTTCAGGCGGGACCTCCGGGTGGAGGACAacccggcgctggcggcggccgcgcgggcggccgGGGAGGTGGTGCCGGCCTACGTGTGGGCGCCGGAGGAGGACGGACCCTACTTCCCCGGCAGGGTGTCCCGGTGGTGGCTCAGCCAGAGCCTCAAGCATCTCGACGCCTCTCTCCGGCGGCTCGGCGCTAGCCGCCTCGTcacccgccgctccgccgacgCCGTCGTCGCCCTGCTAGACATCGTCCGCAGCACCGGcgccacgcacctcttcttcaaCCACCTCTACG ACCCACTGTCGCTGGTCCGGGACCACCGCGTGAAGGAGCTGCTGGCGGCCGAGGGCATCACCGTGCGGTCCTTCAACTCCGATCTGCTGTACGAGCCGTGGGAGGTCCTCGACGACGACGGCTGCCCATTTACCATGTTCGCGCCCTTTTGGAACAGGTGCCTGTGCATGCCCGACCCCGCAGCGCCATTGCTGCCGCCCAAGAAGATCAATTCAG GTGACTTGTCGAGGTGCACATCCGACGAGCTGATCTTTGAAGACGAGTCCGAGAGGGGGAGCAATGCGCTGCTGGCACGGGCCTGGTCACCGGGATGGCAGAACGCTGATAAAGCGCttacggctttcctcaatggccCGTTGATCGACTACTCCGTGAACCGCAAGAAGGCTGACAGCGCAAGCACCTCCCTGTTGTCTCCGTACCTGCACTTCGGTGAGCTTAGTGTCCGCAAGGTCTTCCACCAGGTCCGGATGAAGCAGCTGATGTGGAGCAACGAAGGCAACCACGCTGGCGAGGAGAGCTGCACCTTGTTCCTTCGCTCCATTGGCCTGCGGGAGTACTCCAGGTACCTCACCTTCAATCATCCCTGCAGCCACGAGAAGCCGCTCCTTCCACACCTCAGGTTCTTCCCTTGGGTCGTCAACGAGGCATACTTCAAAGTCTGGAGGCAGGGGAGGACCGGCTACCCTCTTGTCGACGCTGGCATGAGGGAGCTCTGGGCAACTGGGTGGCTTCATGATCGCATACGTGTGGTGGTCTCGAGCTTTTTTGTCAAGGTGCTCCAGTTGCCATGGCGCTGGGGTATGAAGTACTTCTGGGATACCTTGCTGGATGCTGACCTTGAGAGTGACGCCCTAGGTTGGCAGTACATTTCTGGTTCCCTCCCTGATGGCCGTGAGCTTGACCGCATCGACAACCCTCAG TTTGAAGGGTACAAGTTTGACCCACATGGGGAGTATGTCCGACGATGGCTACCGGAGCTGGCGAGGCTGCCAACCGAATGGATACACCACCCATGGGATGCACCTGAGTCTGTGCTTCAGGCTGCAGGAGTTGAGCTAGGCTCCAACTACCCTCACCCCATCATTGAGTTAGATGAAGCCAATTCCAGGTTACAGGATGCCCTGTTAGAAATGTGGGAGCTTGAGGCGGCCTCTCGGGCTGCGATGGAAAATGGAATGGAAGAAGGCCTTGGCGACTCCTCGGATGTGCCACCGATTGACTTCCCTCAAGAATTGCAGATGGAAGTGGACCGACAACCGGTCCAACCTACCCAGACACCAATGATGGCAGGTCGGAGGCGAGAAGATCAAATGGTGCCTAGCATGACTTCCTCATTCATTAGAGCTGAAACAGAACTCACTGCGGATTTTGGCAACATCAGTGAGGACAGTAGGCCGGAGGTGCCATCAAACATGCATTTGCAGCCTCGAATGGAAAGAGAAGAAACAGTTGACGGTGGCATTGGCAATGGTGTGAGGATGAACGGCAATCATCAGCAGCAAAACCTTCAGAACAACACACGCCGGGTGCTAGGTGTTGCTCCATCAGTTTCAGAGGCATCGAGCAGCTGGACAGGCAGAGAAGGAGGGGTGGTACCGGTCTGGTCACCACCGGCAGCTTCAGGACATTCTGATCCTTATGCTGCCGATGAGGCTGACATTTCCAGTAGGAATTATTTGGACAGGCACCCACAATCACATACGATGATGAACTGGAGTCAACTCTCGCAGTCATT GACAACAGGGTGGGAAGTGGATAAATGA
- the LOC120656167 gene encoding cryptochrome-1-like isoform X2, with product MSASQSSMSGGGEAGVRTVVWFRRDLRVEDNPALAAAARAAGEVVPAYVWAPEEDGPYFPGRVSRWWLSQSLKHLDASLRRLGASRLVTRRSADAVVALLDIVRSTGATHLFFNHLYDPLSLVRDHRVKELLAAEGITVRSFNSDLLYEPWEVLDDDGCPFTMFAPFWNRCLCMPDPAAPLLPPKKINSGDLSRCTSDELIFEDESERGSNALLARAWSPGWQNADKALTAFLNGPLIDYSVNRKKADSASTSLLSPYLHFGELSVRKVFHQVRMKQLMWSNEGNHAGEESCTLFLRSIGLREYSRYLTFNHPCSHEKPLLPHLRFFPWVVNEAYFKVWRQGRTGYPLVDAGMRELWATGWLHDRIRVVVSSFFVKVLQLPWRWGMKYFWDTLLDADLESDALGWQYISGSLPDGRELDRIDNPQFEGYKFDPHGEYVRRWLPELARLPTEWIHHPWDAPESVLQAAGVELGSNYPHPIIELDEANSRLQDALLEMWELEAASRAAMENGMEEGLGDSSDVPPIDFPQELQMEVDRQPVQPTQTPMMAGRRREDQMVPSMTSSFIRAETELTADFGNISEDSRPEVPSNMHLQPRMEREETVDGGIGNGVRMNGNHQQQNLQNNTRRVLGVAPSVSEASSSWTGREGGVVPVWSPPAASGHSDPYAADEADISSRNYLDRHPQSHTMMNWSQLSQSL from the exons ATGTCAGCGTCGCAGTCGTCgatgagcggcggcggggaggcgggggTGCGGACGGTGGTGTGGTTCAGGCGGGACCTCCGGGTGGAGGACAacccggcgctggcggcggccgcgcgggcggccgGGGAGGTGGTGCCGGCCTACGTGTGGGCGCCGGAGGAGGACGGACCCTACTTCCCCGGCAGGGTGTCCCGGTGGTGGCTCAGCCAGAGCCTCAAGCATCTCGACGCCTCTCTCCGGCGGCTCGGCGCTAGCCGCCTCGTcacccgccgctccgccgacgCCGTCGTCGCCCTGCTAGACATCGTCCGCAGCACCGGcgccacgcacctcttcttcaaCCACCTCTACG ACCCACTGTCGCTGGTCCGGGACCACCGCGTGAAGGAGCTGCTGGCGGCCGAGGGCATCACCGTGCGGTCCTTCAACTCCGATCTGCTGTACGAGCCGTGGGAGGTCCTCGACGACGACGGCTGCCCATTTACCATGTTCGCGCCCTTTTGGAACAGGTGCCTGTGCATGCCCGACCCCGCAGCGCCATTGCTGCCGCCCAAGAAGATCAATTCAG GTGACTTGTCGAGGTGCACATCCGACGAGCTGATCTTTGAAGACGAGTCCGAGAGGGGGAGCAATGCGCTGCTGGCACGGGCCTGGTCACCGGGATGGCAGAACGCTGATAAAGCGCttacggctttcctcaatggccCGTTGATCGACTACTCCGTGAACCGCAAGAAGGCTGACAGCGCAAGCACCTCCCTGTTGTCTCCGTACCTGCACTTCGGTGAGCTTAGTGTCCGCAAGGTCTTCCACCAGGTCCGGATGAAGCAGCTGATGTGGAGCAACGAAGGCAACCACGCTGGCGAGGAGAGCTGCACCTTGTTCCTTCGCTCCATTGGCCTGCGGGAGTACTCCAGGTACCTCACCTTCAATCATCCCTGCAGCCACGAGAAGCCGCTCCTTCCACACCTCAGGTTCTTCCCTTGGGTCGTCAACGAGGCATACTTCAAAGTCTGGAGGCAGGGGAGGACCGGCTACCCTCTTGTCGACGCTGGCATGAGGGAGCTCTGGGCAACTGGGTGGCTTCATGATCGCATACGTGTGGTGGTCTCGAGCTTTTTTGTCAAGGTGCTCCAGTTGCCATGGCGCTGGGGTATGAAGTACTTCTGGGATACCTTGCTGGATGCTGACCTTGAGAGTGACGCCCTAGGTTGGCAGTACATTTCTGGTTCCCTCCCTGATGGCCGTGAGCTTGACCGCATCGACAACCCTCAG TTTGAAGGGTACAAGTTTGACCCACATGGGGAGTATGTCCGACGATGGCTACCGGAGCTGGCGAGGCTGCCAACCGAATGGATACACCACCCATGGGATGCACCTGAGTCTGTGCTTCAGGCTGCAGGAGTTGAGCTAGGCTCCAACTACCCTCACCCCATCATTGAGTTAGATGAAGCCAATTCCAGGTTACAGGATGCCCTGTTAGAAATGTGGGAGCTTGAGGCGGCCTCTCGGGCTGCGATGGAAAATGGAATGGAAGAAGGCCTTGGCGACTCCTCGGATGTGCCACCGATTGACTTCCCTCAAGAATTGCAGATGGAAGTGGACCGACAACCGGTCCAACCTACCCAGACACCAATGATGGCAGGTCGGAGGCGAGAAGATCAAATGGTGCCTAGCATGACTTCCTCATTCATTAGAGCTGAAACAGAACTCACTGCGGATTTTGGCAACATCAGTGAGGACAGTAGGCCGGAGGTGCCATCAAACATGCATTTGCAGCCTCGAATGGAAAGAGAAGAAACAGTTGACGGTGGCATTGGCAATGGTGTGAGGATGAACGGCAATCATCAGCAGCAAAACCTTCAGAACAACACACGCCGGGTGCTAGGTGTTGCTCCATCAGTTTCAGAGGCATCGAGCAGCTGGACAGGCAGAGAAGGAGGGGTGGTACCGGTCTGGTCACCACCGGCAGCTTCAGGACATTCTGATCCTTATGCTGCCGATGAGGCTGACATTTCCAGTAGGAATTATTTGGACAGGCACCCACAATCACATACGATGATGAACTGGAGTCAACTCTCGCAGTCATTGTGA
- the LOC120656169 gene encoding UDP-N-acetylglucosamine transporter ROCK1-like isoform X1, giving the protein MGSSSTQAAAAPSRRRVALYLTLLTLQYGAQPLISKRFVRQDTIVTSLVLATEAAKVICAIVLLIAEGSLKKQFRNWTLTGSLTASGLPAAIYALQNSLLQISYKNLDSLTFSILNQTKLLWTAFFTYLILGQKQSSKQILALTLLISAAVLLSVGESSSKGSKGGSSDYVLLYGIIPVTVASMLSGLASSLCQWASQVELTYYIYFPGYNLWSLLTHSIIVQVKKHTSYMMTIEMSFIGSMCMLASTYRSPDGEAIRKYGFFHEWTLWTVVPVLMNAVGGILVGLVTTYAGGVRKGFVIVSALLVTALLQFIFDGKPPSHYCLMALPLVMTSIFIYQKYPYADRKKKD; this is encoded by the exons ATGGGCTCCTCGTCcacccaggcggcggcggcgccgagccggCGTAGGGTGGCGCTCTACCTCACGCTCCTCACCCTGCAGTACGGCGCCCAGCCCCTCATATCCAAGCGCTTCGTTCG CCAAGATACTATAGTGACCTCACTAGTTCTTGCCACTGAAGCAGCAAAG GTTATTTGCGCAATCGTTTTATTGATCGCAGAGGGTAGTCTGAAAAAACAGTTCAGAAACTGGACTCTCACTGGATCACTGACCGCGTCTGGACTGCCTGCTGCCATATATGCATTACAGAATAGTCTGTTGCAAATATCATACAAGAATTTGGATTCCTTGACCTTTTCAATCCTTAACCAGACCAAGCTTTTATGGACGGCGTTTTTCACTTATCTTATTTTGGG GCAAAAGCAATCATCCAAGCAAATTTTAGCATTAACCCTCTTGATTAGTGCTGCTGTTCTTCTAAGTGTTGGGGAGAGTAGCAGCAAAGGTTCAAAGGGTGGTAGCTCTGATTATGTCTTGCTCTATGGGATCATTCCGGTTACAGTCGCATCTATGCTGTCTGGGTTGGCCTCTTCACTGTGTCAGTGGGCATCCCAGGTTGAACTTACTTACTATATTTACTTTCCAGGATACAACTTATGGTCACTGCTAACACATTCAATAATAGTGCAGGTTAAAAAGCATACATCTTATATGATGACTATAGAGATGTCATTTATTGGAAGCATGTGCATGTTAGCAAGTACCTATCGATCACCAGATGGAGAAGCCATCAGGAAATATGGCTTTTTCCACGAATGGACTTTATGGACTGTG GTACCAGTCTTAATGAATGCCGTGGGTGGAATCCTTGTTGGTCTTGTCACAACTTACGCGGGCGGTGTTAGAAAG GGTTTTGTTATAGTATCAGCTCTCCTTGTAACTGCACTGCTACAATTTATATTTGATGGGAAGCCACCATCACACTACTGCCTGATGGCATTACCACTGGTCATGACAAGCATATTCATTTACCAGAAGTATCCATATGCTGATAGGAAGAAGAAAGATTGA
- the LOC120656169 gene encoding UDP-N-acetylglucosamine transporter ROCK1-like isoform X2, with the protein MGSSSTQAAAAPSRRRVALYLTLLTLQYGAQPLISKRFVRQDTIVTSLVLATEAAKVICAIVLLIAEGSLKKQFRNWTLTGSLTASGLPAAIYALQNSLLQISYKNLDSLTFSILNQTKLLWTAFFTYLILGQKQSSKQILALTLLISAAVLLSVGESSSKGSKGGSSDYVLLYGIIPVTVASMLSGLASSLCQWASQVKKHTSYMMTIEMSFIGSMCMLASTYRSPDGEAIRKYGFFHEWTLWTVVPVLMNAVGGILVGLVTTYAGGVRKGFVIVSALLVTALLQFIFDGKPPSHYCLMALPLVMTSIFIYQKYPYADRKKKD; encoded by the exons ATGGGCTCCTCGTCcacccaggcggcggcggcgccgagccggCGTAGGGTGGCGCTCTACCTCACGCTCCTCACCCTGCAGTACGGCGCCCAGCCCCTCATATCCAAGCGCTTCGTTCG CCAAGATACTATAGTGACCTCACTAGTTCTTGCCACTGAAGCAGCAAAG GTTATTTGCGCAATCGTTTTATTGATCGCAGAGGGTAGTCTGAAAAAACAGTTCAGAAACTGGACTCTCACTGGATCACTGACCGCGTCTGGACTGCCTGCTGCCATATATGCATTACAGAATAGTCTGTTGCAAATATCATACAAGAATTTGGATTCCTTGACCTTTTCAATCCTTAACCAGACCAAGCTTTTATGGACGGCGTTTTTCACTTATCTTATTTTGGG GCAAAAGCAATCATCCAAGCAAATTTTAGCATTAACCCTCTTGATTAGTGCTGCTGTTCTTCTAAGTGTTGGGGAGAGTAGCAGCAAAGGTTCAAAGGGTGGTAGCTCTGATTATGTCTTGCTCTATGGGATCATTCCGGTTACAGTCGCATCTATGCTGTCTGGGTTGGCCTCTTCACTGTGTCAGTGGGCATCCCAG GTTAAAAAGCATACATCTTATATGATGACTATAGAGATGTCATTTATTGGAAGCATGTGCATGTTAGCAAGTACCTATCGATCACCAGATGGAGAAGCCATCAGGAAATATGGCTTTTTCCACGAATGGACTTTATGGACTGTG GTACCAGTCTTAATGAATGCCGTGGGTGGAATCCTTGTTGGTCTTGTCACAACTTACGCGGGCGGTGTTAGAAAG GGTTTTGTTATAGTATCAGCTCTCCTTGTAACTGCACTGCTACAATTTATATTTGATGGGAAGCCACCATCACACTACTGCCTGATGGCATTACCACTGGTCATGACAAGCATATTCATTTACCAGAAGTATCCATATGCTGATAGGAAGAAGAAAGATTGA
- the LOC120656169 gene encoding UDP-N-acetylglucosamine transporter ROCK1-like isoform X3 has product MGSSSTQAAAAPSRRRVALYLTLLTLQYGAQPLISKRFVRQDTIVTSLVLATEAAKVICAIVLLIAEGSLKKQFRNWTLTGSLTASGLPAAIYALQNSLLQISYKNLDSLTFSILNQTKLLWTAFFTYLILGQKQSSKQILALTLLISAAVLLSVGESSSKGSKGGSSDYVLLYGIIPVTVASMLSGLASSLCQWASQVKKHTSYMMTIEMSFIGSMCMLASTYRSPDGEAIRKYGFFHEWTLWTVVPVLMNAVGGILVGLVTTYAGFCYSISSPCNCTATIYI; this is encoded by the exons ATGGGCTCCTCGTCcacccaggcggcggcggcgccgagccggCGTAGGGTGGCGCTCTACCTCACGCTCCTCACCCTGCAGTACGGCGCCCAGCCCCTCATATCCAAGCGCTTCGTTCG CCAAGATACTATAGTGACCTCACTAGTTCTTGCCACTGAAGCAGCAAAG GTTATTTGCGCAATCGTTTTATTGATCGCAGAGGGTAGTCTGAAAAAACAGTTCAGAAACTGGACTCTCACTGGATCACTGACCGCGTCTGGACTGCCTGCTGCCATATATGCATTACAGAATAGTCTGTTGCAAATATCATACAAGAATTTGGATTCCTTGACCTTTTCAATCCTTAACCAGACCAAGCTTTTATGGACGGCGTTTTTCACTTATCTTATTTTGGG GCAAAAGCAATCATCCAAGCAAATTTTAGCATTAACCCTCTTGATTAGTGCTGCTGTTCTTCTAAGTGTTGGGGAGAGTAGCAGCAAAGGTTCAAAGGGTGGTAGCTCTGATTATGTCTTGCTCTATGGGATCATTCCGGTTACAGTCGCATCTATGCTGTCTGGGTTGGCCTCTTCACTGTGTCAGTGGGCATCCCAG GTTAAAAAGCATACATCTTATATGATGACTATAGAGATGTCATTTATTGGAAGCATGTGCATGTTAGCAAGTACCTATCGATCACCAGATGGAGAAGCCATCAGGAAATATGGCTTTTTCCACGAATGGACTTTATGGACTGTG GTACCAGTCTTAATGAATGCCGTGGGTGGAATCCTTGTTGGTCTTGTCACAACTTACGCGG GGTTTTGTTATAGTATCAGCTCTCCTTGTAACTGCACTGCTACAATTTATATTTGA
- the LOC120656168 gene encoding ubiquitin carboxyl-terminal hydrolase 3-like isoform X1 produces MAKTARSPTAEDSPPAAAERHRSGSAAGSGLRSLASAASGWWDRWAVMGSGLSKLERAFGDQFPEGERYFGLENFGNTCYCNSVLQALYYCTPFREQLLEYYAKNRNLEDAEENLLTCLADLFSQISASKKKTGVIAPKRFIQMVKKLNEYFRGYMHQDAHEFLNFLLNEIVDILEKESSSAKVCPETTSPEKVSNGVAVDGVRKEPLVTWVHKSFQGTLTNETRCLMCETVTAKDETFFDLSVDIEQNSSLTSCLKSFFSTETLNADDKFFCDKCCSLQEAEKRMKIKKVPQILVIPLKRFKFIEQLNRHKKLSYRVVYPLELKLSSNSDDADCEYSLFAVVVHLGSGPNQGHYVAKIKSHDHWLSFDDDNVEMIPESTLQTFYGSSREYAGNTDHGYILFYERVGGNCNGKPDSPEGGV; encoded by the exons ATGGCGAAGACGGCGCGATCGCCCACGGCAGAGgattccccgccggcggccgcggagagGCACCGCTCCGGCTCCGCGGCCGGGTCGGGGCTGCGGTCCctcgccagcgccgcctccggGTGGTGGGACCGGTGGGCGGTCATGGGCTCCGGCCTCTCCAAGCTCGAGAGGGCCTTCGGCGACCAGTTCCCCGAGGGCGAGCGCTACTTCGGCCTCGAGAACTTCGGCAACACCTGCTACTGCAACAGCGTCCTCCAG GCACTTTATTATTGCACTCCGTTCCGGGAGCAGTTACTGGAATACTATGCCAAAAACAGAAATCTTGAAGATGCTGAAGAAAATTTGTTGACCTGCCTAGCAGATCTTTTTTCACAG ATAAGCGCATCGAAGAAAAAGACGGGTGTTATCGCTCCAAAACGTTTCATTCAAATGGTTAAGAAACTGAATGAATATTTTCGTGGTTACATGCATCAG GATGCCcacgaatttttgaatttcttaTTGAATGAAATTGTTGATATTCTGGAAAAAGAGTCTAGTTCTGCAAAGGTTTGTCCTGAGACCACATCTCCTGAAAAGGTCTCAAATGGGGTAGCTGTGGATGGAGTCAGAAAAGAGCCACTGGTTACATGGGTACATAAGAGTTTTCAG GGTACTTTGACCAATGAAACCAGATGCCTAATGTGTGAGACTGTCACCGCAAAGGATGAGACATTTTTTGACTTGAGCGTTGACATTGAACAGAATAGTTCACTCACAAGCTGCCTGAAAAGTTTCTTCTCCACTGAGACTTTAAATGCGGACGACAAGTTCTTCTGTGATAAGTGCTGCAG TTTGCAAGAAGCGGAGAAGAGAATGAAGATAAAAAAGGTACCGCAGATATTGGTGATCCCCCTAAAGCGCTTCAAGTTCATCGAGCAGCTTAACCGGCACAAGAAGCTGTCTTATCGGGTGGTATACCCCTTGGAGCTGAAGCTCAGCAGCAACTCTGATGATGCGGACTGCGAGTACTCCCTCTTCGCCGTGGTGGTCCACCTGGGTAGCGGTCCAAACCAGGGACACTACGTAGCCAAGATCAAGAGCCATGACCACTGGCTGTCCTTTGATGACGACAATGTCGAGATGATACCAGAGTCCACCCTGCAGACGTTCTACGGCTCTTCTCGTGAATATGCTGGCAACACGGATCATGGCTATATCCTGTTCTACGAGCGTGTTGGTGGGAATTGCAACGGCAAGCCCGACTCTCCAGAGGGTGGCGTGTGA
- the LOC120656168 gene encoding ubiquitin carboxyl-terminal hydrolase 4-like isoform X2: protein MAKTARSPTAEDSPPAAAERHRSGSAAGSGLRSLASAASGWWDRWAVMGSGLSKLERAFGDQFPEGERYFGLENFGNTCYCNSVLQALYYCTPFREQLLEYYAKNRNLEDAEENLLTCLADLFSQISASKKKTGVIAPKRFIQMVKKLNEYFRGYMHQGTLTNETRCLMCETVTAKDETFFDLSVDIEQNSSLTSCLKSFFSTETLNADDKFFCDKCCSLQEAEKRMKIKKVPQILVIPLKRFKFIEQLNRHKKLSYRVVYPLELKLSSNSDDADCEYSLFAVVVHLGSGPNQGHYVAKIKSHDHWLSFDDDNVEMIPESTLQTFYGSSREYAGNTDHGYILFYERVGGNCNGKPDSPEGGV, encoded by the exons ATGGCGAAGACGGCGCGATCGCCCACGGCAGAGgattccccgccggcggccgcggagagGCACCGCTCCGGCTCCGCGGCCGGGTCGGGGCTGCGGTCCctcgccagcgccgcctccggGTGGTGGGACCGGTGGGCGGTCATGGGCTCCGGCCTCTCCAAGCTCGAGAGGGCCTTCGGCGACCAGTTCCCCGAGGGCGAGCGCTACTTCGGCCTCGAGAACTTCGGCAACACCTGCTACTGCAACAGCGTCCTCCAG GCACTTTATTATTGCACTCCGTTCCGGGAGCAGTTACTGGAATACTATGCCAAAAACAGAAATCTTGAAGATGCTGAAGAAAATTTGTTGACCTGCCTAGCAGATCTTTTTTCACAG ATAAGCGCATCGAAGAAAAAGACGGGTGTTATCGCTCCAAAACGTTTCATTCAAATGGTTAAGAAACTGAATGAATATTTTCGTGGTTACATGCATCAG GGTACTTTGACCAATGAAACCAGATGCCTAATGTGTGAGACTGTCACCGCAAAGGATGAGACATTTTTTGACTTGAGCGTTGACATTGAACAGAATAGTTCACTCACAAGCTGCCTGAAAAGTTTCTTCTCCACTGAGACTTTAAATGCGGACGACAAGTTCTTCTGTGATAAGTGCTGCAG TTTGCAAGAAGCGGAGAAGAGAATGAAGATAAAAAAGGTACCGCAGATATTGGTGATCCCCCTAAAGCGCTTCAAGTTCATCGAGCAGCTTAACCGGCACAAGAAGCTGTCTTATCGGGTGGTATACCCCTTGGAGCTGAAGCTCAGCAGCAACTCTGATGATGCGGACTGCGAGTACTCCCTCTTCGCCGTGGTGGTCCACCTGGGTAGCGGTCCAAACCAGGGACACTACGTAGCCAAGATCAAGAGCCATGACCACTGGCTGTCCTTTGATGACGACAATGTCGAGATGATACCAGAGTCCACCCTGCAGACGTTCTACGGCTCTTCTCGTGAATATGCTGGCAACACGGATCATGGCTATATCCTGTTCTACGAGCGTGTTGGTGGGAATTGCAACGGCAAGCCCGACTCTCCAGAGGGTGGCGTGTGA